In a single window of the Niabella ginsenosidivorans genome:
- a CDS encoding nuclear transport factor 2 family protein: MKRSYFCFLFLLFLLPSCLPDRSDKEETSDSDIDAARNFIQAALKGNYNDAKKFMLNDTENVERMDAASRIQRSPDEKQGLWDASINIHERKLLNDSTSIIIYSNSYYKDNKDTLKVVKRNGNWLVDFKYLFKHDDSLPASGK; this comes from the coding sequence ATGAAAAGAAGTTATTTCTGTTTTTTGTTCCTGCTTTTTTTATTACCTTCCTGTTTACCAGACCGGTCAGATAAAGAGGAAACCAGCGATTCTGATATTGATGCCGCCCGGAACTTTATACAGGCTGCATTAAAAGGCAATTATAATGATGCAAAAAAGTTTATGCTGAATGATACGGAAAATGTTGAACGCATGGATGCTGCTTCCCGTATCCAGCGCTCGCCTGATGAAAAGCAGGGGCTCTGGGATGCCAGCATCAATATTCATGAGCGGAAGCTGCTCAATGACTCAACAAGCATTATCATCTATTCCAATTCCTATTATAAGGATAATAAAGATACCCTGAAGGTGGTAAAACGTAACGGTAACTGGCTGGTAGACTTCAAGTATCTTTTTAAGCACGACGATTCTTTACCAGCCTCTGGTAAATAG
- a CDS encoding inorganic diphosphatase, whose protein sequence is MANITHPWHGVSYGAGAPEVVNTIIEIPEGSRTKYEIDKETGLLKLDRVIYSSFHYPVNYGFIPQTLGQDHDPLDILVLCSQTIRSFCLVRAKVIGNMQMIDSGERDDKIIAVAIDDPSVNHYENIDELPHHFLLELRNFFEQYKVLESKKVAIDTFQDKETALSIISEAINYYKEKLSTLIK, encoded by the coding sequence ATGGCTAATATTACGCATCCCTGGCACGGCGTTAGTTATGGAGCGGGAGCTCCTGAAGTGGTAAACACCATTATTGAAATACCGGAAGGCTCACGTACCAAATATGAAATTGATAAGGAAACCGGCTTGCTAAAACTGGACCGTGTTATTTATTCCTCCTTCCACTACCCTGTTAATTACGGTTTTATTCCCCAAACATTAGGGCAGGATCATGATCCGCTGGATATACTGGTGCTCTGCTCCCAAACCATCCGCTCTTTTTGCCTGGTAAGGGCCAAAGTCATCGGCAATATGCAGATGATTGACAGTGGTGAGCGTGATGATAAAATTATTGCAGTAGCCATTGACGACCCGTCTGTAAATCATTATGAAAACATTGATGAGCTGCCGCATCATTTTCTTTTAGAACTGCGCAATTTCTTTGAACAGTATAAAGTGCTTGAAAGCAAAAAGGTGGCAATAGACACTTTCCAGGATAAAGAAACCGCGCTTTCCATTATTTCAGAAGCCATCAATTATTACAAGGAAAAATTAAGCACCCTCATAAAATAA
- a CDS encoding C40 family peptidase has translation MKYGIVVVPAAPVRKKAHHRFEMVNQLLFGEKVAVLDVKSGEWFKIKSLYDGYKGWVTWHMLQEIDKTAVRATTPALAGALLNNIEVNGLPMHIPMGSFLWELEKGAGTVGNWNYAYKGKLAAQFTDPTERKKAIERYAKEWLNAPYLWGGKTILGVDCSGFAQTIFKMAGIALQRDAWQQAQSGTIVKHLRDAQPGDLAFFDDKEEIVHVGILLGPDTIIHSSGKVRIDPIDKKGITHTDTGRRTHRLKLIKRMPQLIHPV, from the coding sequence ATGAAGTATGGAATTGTTGTAGTGCCCGCGGCGCCGGTACGCAAAAAGGCCCATCACCGGTTTGAAATGGTGAACCAGTTGCTGTTTGGTGAAAAAGTAGCTGTTCTTGATGTAAAGAGCGGGGAATGGTTTAAAATAAAAAGCCTGTATGATGGCTATAAGGGATGGGTAACCTGGCACATGCTGCAGGAAATTGACAAAACAGCGGTCAGAGCAACGACCCCGGCTCTTGCGGGTGCACTGTTGAACAATATAGAAGTAAACGGGTTACCCATGCATATTCCAATGGGCTCTTTCCTGTGGGAACTGGAAAAAGGAGCGGGCACTGTTGGTAACTGGAATTATGCATATAAGGGAAAACTGGCTGCGCAGTTCACAGACCCTACGGAGCGGAAAAAAGCTATAGAGCGCTATGCAAAGGAGTGGCTGAACGCTCCTTATCTTTGGGGGGGAAAGACCATACTGGGCGTAGATTGCAGTGGTTTTGCGCAAACTATTTTTAAAATGGCCGGCATTGCGCTGCAAAGAGATGCCTGGCAGCAGGCTCAATCCGGTACCATTGTAAAACACCTGCGGGATGCGCAACCAGGCGATCTTGCTTTTTTTGATGATAAAGAAGAGATCGTTCATGTGGGCATTTTGCTTGGGCCGGATACCATCATCCATTCCTCCGGTAAGGTACGCATTGACCCTATTGATAAAAAGGGGATTACTCATACAGATACCGGCAGGCGCACGCACCGGCTGAAATTAATAAAAAGAATGCCGCAGCTTATTCACCCTGTCTGA
- a CDS encoding RNA polymerase sigma factor, giving the protein MNTDRHADMSDQQLLQLYLQEKDNSWLGPLLQRYTLLLFGVCMKYLKDETEAQDAVQQIFLKVIQEVHKYKIDYFKSWLYTVAKNHCLSVLRDKKSKIPVELNENDLKEETEEVAAEKEEVSPELLKEALNALNREQRQSVTLFYLEKKSYQEISQSQGYSLMQVKSFIQNGKRNLKLLIRKMLKESKKTNG; this is encoded by the coding sequence GTGAATACTGACCGGCACGCCGATATGAGTGATCAGCAATTACTGCAACTTTATTTGCAGGAAAAGGACAACTCATGGCTGGGGCCCCTGCTGCAACGCTATACCCTGCTGCTGTTTGGAGTTTGTATGAAGTATCTTAAGGATGAAACGGAGGCACAGGACGCCGTTCAGCAGATTTTTTTAAAGGTGATTCAGGAGGTGCATAAATATAAAATAGACTATTTTAAATCCTGGTTGTATACGGTTGCCAAAAATCATTGCCTGTCCGTTTTAAGAGACAAAAAAAGTAAGATCCCCGTTGAACTGAATGAAAATGATCTTAAAGAGGAGACGGAAGAGGTGGCAGCCGAAAAAGAAGAGGTAAGCCCGGAGCTCTTAAAAGAGGCATTGAATGCATTGAATAGAGAACAGCGCCAATCTGTAACTTTGTTTTATCTTGAAAAGAAAAGCTACCAGGAAATAAGCCAGTCGCAGGGATATAGCTTAATGCAGGTAAAGAGCTTTATACAAAACGGCAAAAGAAATTTAAAATTACTGATCCGGAAAATGCTTAAAGAGTCAAAGAAAACAAATGGATGA
- a CDS encoding UDP-N-acetylmuramate--L-alanine ligase, translating to MSIDLQKIKQPFFIGVAGAGMSAIAQYLQGTGMQVSGSDRFFNEGKAGDIKTKLEAAGIRCFLQNGEGIHAGTDLVVASTAIEDTVVEIKKAKELNIPVIRRSELLALIAASKKTIAVGGTSGKSTTTGMLFDVLQYAGKQPSVISGAGLVSLIKKGEIGNAFVGHGDWLIIEADESDGSIVQYRPEIGLLLNIEKDHKELEALMSLFEIFKNNSRRFCVNQSNEHSRKLSVNSSNDFCVDGSCPGAGFQATGFSQEGFVISFNVNGQPFKIHILGRHNMENAVAATAAAALAGVSLEEAAAALENYEGIYRRSQILGEKNGIWVIDDFAHNPVKCAAAIRSCQPVSSKVVAWFQPHGYTPTKFLRREFVSEIANALRPQDEIWMSEIFYAGGTTTKDISAGDLINELKALGKNAYFVADRNNFLQEARGHLRPGTALLLMGARDPSLEQFSANIYGQL from the coding sequence ATGAGCATAGATCTGCAAAAAATAAAACAGCCGTTTTTTATAGGAGTGGCAGGGGCGGGCATGAGCGCCATTGCCCAATATTTACAGGGCACAGGCATGCAGGTATCCGGCAGCGACCGCTTCTTTAATGAGGGAAAGGCAGGGGATATCAAAACAAAGCTGGAAGCAGCAGGCATCCGCTGTTTTTTGCAGAACGGGGAAGGCATACATGCCGGTACAGACCTGGTGGTTGCATCTACGGCCATTGAAGATACGGTTGTTGAAATAAAGAAAGCAAAAGAGCTGAATATACCTGTTATCCGGCGGTCTGAGCTGTTGGCCCTGATAGCGGCCAGCAAAAAGACCATTGCCGTGGGAGGCACCAGCGGCAAGAGCACTACTACAGGAATGTTGTTTGATGTGCTGCAATACGCCGGTAAACAGCCTTCCGTAATCAGTGGCGCCGGCCTGGTGAGCCTGATAAAGAAGGGAGAAATCGGGAATGCCTTTGTGGGCCACGGCGACTGGTTAATTATTGAAGCAGATGAAAGCGATGGTTCTATTGTGCAATACCGCCCGGAAATAGGCCTGCTGTTGAATATAGAAAAAGATCATAAAGAGCTGGAAGCATTAATGAGCCTGTTTGAAATTTTTAAGAATAACAGCAGGCGCTTTTGTGTGAACCAATCCAATGAGCACTCCCGGAAACTGTCTGTAAACAGCAGCAACGATTTTTGTGTGGATGGAAGCTGCCCAGGTGCCGGTTTCCAGGCTACCGGTTTCAGCCAGGAAGGGTTTGTAATTTCTTTTAATGTGAACGGGCAGCCGTTTAAGATCCATATTCTCGGGCGTCATAATATGGAAAATGCGGTGGCTGCAACTGCGGCGGCGGCTTTGGCTGGTGTTTCTTTAGAAGAAGCGGCTGCTGCTTTAGAAAATTATGAAGGCATTTACCGGCGCAGCCAGATCCTGGGGGAAAAGAACGGGATCTGGGTCATTGATGATTTTGCGCATAACCCGGTAAAATGCGCTGCGGCTATACGCTCCTGCCAGCCTGTATCCTCAAAAGTGGTGGCCTGGTTTCAGCCGCATGGCTATACCCCCACCAAATTTTTACGTAGGGAATTTGTAAGTGAAATTGCAAATGCGTTACGGCCACAGGATGAGATCTGGATGAGCGAGATCTTTTATGCCGGCGGTACCACCACAAAAGATATTTCTGCCGGAGATCTTATAAACGAACTAAAGGCCCTGGGTAAAAACGCTTATTTTGTTGCAGACCGGAATAACTTCCTGCAGGAAGCCAGGGGCCATTTACGGCCGGGCACGGCATTATTGCTCATGGGCGCAAGAGACCCCTCTTTAGAACAGTTCTCCGCAAACATTTACGGGCAGCTGTAA
- a CDS encoding AraC family transcriptional regulator, which yields MKRKKIPVHIDELGKTGVSVEFVNTDQAETYLLKAHRDDHYIFLLQQKGSIQVMLDFNSITLKDACVFFIKPGQVHYYSRRKIVGWFLAVSPAIIEKDLRNYLDKLTSQFLFLKETRKLTTILKLVDKTAQSPKPDNFELKELQSYANAFIAIVCSSFSSSQERSISPQSRLSQITTAFQQFLKKHFRTLKKPADYANLLCISTSYLNETLIKTTGFSTSYWIQQELFLEAKRLLHHTELTAKEIAFELGFEDHTYFTRLFKKVNGITPMNFRKAYRDLSN from the coding sequence ATGAAAAGAAAGAAAATTCCTGTACATATTGATGAGCTGGGAAAAACAGGTGTATCTGTTGAGTTTGTAAATACAGACCAGGCAGAAACGTATCTGCTCAAAGCCCACAGGGACGACCACTATATTTTTTTACTGCAACAAAAAGGGAGCATACAGGTAATGCTCGATTTTAATTCAATCACATTAAAAGATGCCTGCGTATTCTTTATAAAACCGGGTCAGGTACATTATTATTCACGACGGAAAATAGTTGGCTGGTTTTTAGCAGTAAGTCCGGCTATTATTGAAAAAGATCTGCGAAATTATCTGGACAAACTGACTTCTCAATTCCTTTTTTTGAAAGAAACCCGTAAGCTCACAACTATTTTAAAGTTAGTAGATAAAACAGCTCAATCACCCAAACCAGACAATTTTGAGCTGAAAGAACTTCAATCTTATGCAAACGCATTTATTGCTATTGTTTGCAGTTCATTCAGTAGCAGCCAGGAAAGAAGTATTAGTCCGCAGAGCAGGTTAAGCCAGATCACAACTGCATTTCAGCAGTTTTTAAAAAAGCATTTCCGCACACTTAAAAAACCTGCGGATTATGCCAACCTCTTATGCATTTCAACTTCATATCTAAACGAAACATTAATAAAAACCACAGGCTTTTCTACAAGTTACTGGATACAGCAGGAATTATTTCTGGAAGCCAAAAGGTTATTACACCATACCGAACTTACTGCAAAGGAAATAGCGTTTGAGCTTGGCTTTGAAGACCACACCTACTTTACACGACTATTTAAAAAAGTAAACGGGATTACACCAATGAATTTCAGAAAGGCATACCGCGATTTGTCCAATTAA
- a CDS encoding MFS transporter yields the protein MEQTTTNSVSFSKIMLPLCVMVFCSYMTIGISLGILPGFLHNVLHCNNLIVGMIIGMQSLATLFTRKRAGHIADTKGVRPSVLYGTIAVIIASVAYIAAVLLSSSFVASLLLISIARILLGAAESLQITGALSWGIGRSGQQHSGKVMSWNGIAMYGGLAAGVPVGILLQQYFGTLIAFAGIIILSVIGWSAISKLQTPKLHKTEQQRSSFGNVVLQITQYGLGLSFSAIAFGCLSSFITLFFQEKGWANASLAITLFGVSYIGVRLFFSSYTDKYGGNKVAAISLLVQLTGQLLLWYATIPAMAFLGAVLTGIGFSLIFPAFGVEAVKSTTPQMRGTALGAYTAFFDVALAITSPIAGIVANSSGYQNVFALGALGAIVSIVIAVFSIKRAKMSL from the coding sequence ATGGAACAAACAACAACAAATTCAGTATCGTTTTCAAAAATTATGCTTCCGTTATGCGTAATGGTTTTTTGCAGTTATATGACCATTGGTATTTCGTTAGGCATACTACCCGGTTTTTTACACAATGTTTTGCATTGCAACAATCTCATTGTAGGTATGATTATCGGTATGCAATCACTTGCAACATTATTTACGCGTAAAAGAGCAGGGCATATTGCCGACACCAAGGGCGTCAGACCAAGTGTGCTATATGGTACAATAGCTGTTATTATAGCCTCAGTAGCGTACATAGCCGCAGTTCTACTGTCATCATCTTTTGTGGCAAGCCTTTTGCTGATCAGCATCGCAAGGATTTTATTAGGCGCAGCAGAAAGTTTGCAAATAACAGGTGCCTTGTCATGGGGTATCGGGCGTTCAGGGCAACAGCACTCCGGAAAAGTGATGTCGTGGAACGGTATTGCAATGTATGGCGGATTGGCAGCAGGGGTGCCAGTTGGAATTTTATTGCAGCAGTACTTTGGAACATTGATTGCTTTTGCAGGCATTATCATTTTGTCAGTTATTGGTTGGTCAGCGATTTCAAAATTGCAAACGCCAAAACTCCATAAAACAGAGCAGCAAAGAAGTTCGTTTGGCAATGTTGTGTTGCAAATAACCCAATATGGTTTGGGGCTTTCATTTTCAGCAATTGCATTTGGTTGCTTATCTTCGTTCATTACTTTATTCTTTCAGGAAAAAGGCTGGGCAAACGCTTCATTGGCCATTACATTATTTGGCGTTAGCTATATTGGGGTGCGGCTTTTCTTTTCATCATACACTGACAAATATGGCGGTAATAAAGTAGCAGCCATTTCATTATTGGTACAGTTGACAGGGCAATTATTGTTATGGTATGCGACAATTCCTGCAATGGCATTCCTAGGAGCAGTTTTAACAGGCATTGGCTTTTCATTGATTTTTCCGGCGTTTGGCGTAGAAGCTGTAAAAAGCACTACACCACAAATGCGTGGCACGGCATTGGGAGCCTATACAGCTTTCTTTGACGTTGCATTAGCAATTACTTCGCCAATAGCAGGCATTGTTGCTAATTCATCCGGTTATCAAAATGTATTTGCATTAGGAGCATTGGGGGCAATTGTTTCAATCGTTATTGCTGTTTTCAGTATAAAGCGGGCAAAAATGAGCCTTTAA
- a CDS encoding SDR family NAD(P)-dependent oxidoreductase — protein sequence MALQNKKIIVTGGSSGIGLATAQMLKKAGTLVTVTGRNKEKLNKAKTAGLSTAQMDSSNTKALETFFASQGTIAHLIAVSGAKRQGSF from the coding sequence ATGGCATTACAAAACAAAAAGATCATTGTAACCGGCGGTTCATCAGGAATAGGCCTGGCTACTGCCCAAATGCTGAAAAAGGCAGGCACGCTGGTAACTGTTACAGGGCGGAATAAAGAAAAGCTGAACAAAGCAAAAACGGCAGGGTTATCCACTGCACAAATGGACAGCAGTAATACAAAAGCATTGGAAACGTTTTTCGCATCGCAGGGTACTATTGCCCACCTTATTGCTGTTAGCGGTGCAAAAAGGCAAGGGTCATTTTAA
- a CDS encoding SDR family oxidoreductase, producing MAKEYKPLRINVVSPGVIDTSWRDSLPAEVKKETVDSYTSQIAAGRIGEPDDIAHTIQLLTENEYMTGKVITCDGRLA from the coding sequence TTGGCAAAAGAGTATAAACCCTTGCGTATAAACGTTGTTTCTCCGGGAGTTATAGATACGAGTTGGCGGGATTCTTTACCCGCTGAAGTTAAAAAAGAGACTGTTGACAGCTATACTTCCCAAATAGCTGCCGGGCGTATTGGTGAGCCCGATGATATAGCGCATACCATCCAGCTCTTAACAGAAAATGAGTATATGACAGGTAAGGTAATTACCTGCGATGGTAGGCTTGCATAA
- a CDS encoding YdeI/OmpD-associated family protein: MKKEVSVILKTRLQKFDRHGEKTGWTYIEIPADLTQQLLPGNKKMFRVKGRIDEHKIAGVFLLPMGDGSFILPVNAAMRKGIHKKEGAMVEVVLQPDAKKYELNRELMECLQEEEEALAYFRSLVPSHQNYFSKWVDAAKTDATKAQRIARTIYALQHKWDYGRMMWFYKKR; this comes from the coding sequence ATGAAAAAGGAAGTATCTGTTATATTAAAAACCCGGTTGCAAAAATTTGATCGCCACGGTGAAAAAACCGGGTGGACTTATATTGAGATCCCGGCAGACCTGACGCAACAACTGCTGCCCGGTAATAAGAAAATGTTCCGGGTAAAGGGGCGGATTGATGAGCACAAAATAGCCGGTGTTTTTTTATTGCCCATGGGGGATGGGAGCTTTATTTTGCCTGTAAATGCTGCCATGCGGAAAGGCATCCATAAAAAAGAAGGAGCAATGGTGGAGGTGGTTTTACAACCGGATGCAAAGAAATATGAGCTGAACAGGGAGCTGATGGAATGCTTGCAGGAGGAAGAAGAAGCGCTTGCTTATTTCAGGTCTTTAGTGCCCTCCCACCAAAACTATTTCAGCAAATGGGTGGATGCGGCAAAGACAGATGCAACAAAGGCACAGCGTATAGCAAGAACAATTTATGCCCTGCAGCATAAATGGGACTATGGCCGGATGATGTGGTTTTATAAGAAGCGCTGA
- a CDS encoding NAD(P)/FAD-dependent oxidoreductase, with protein sequence MQQTITLRVPPEEAENASIIHQYISSAINIALGAVKGYTVLKSSIDARGKKPLIQLSLLAYINEPPQKRAVPEIIYKDVHRAPRSVIIIGAGPAGLFAALQLLQQGIKPIILERGKAVRERRRDLAAINKLGIMNPESNYCFGEGGAGTYSDGKLYTRSNKRGNVNSILNTFVRFGADEKILYQAHPHIGTNKLPQIITAMREQIVASGGEVHFNKKVTDLIIENDRIKAIKTADGDAFTAGAVILATGHSARDIFHLLHHKKIRIEAKPFALGVRAEHPQALIDQSQYKCPARGQWLPPASYSLVEQVNTHGVFSFCMCPGGIIAPAATDENEIVVNGWSPSKRNNPHANSGIVVQVTEKDVRAIPALKKDYGSKMNSPLFMLHFQQWVEQAAFKAGGGKLVAPAQRMVDFCTSRISETLPGCSYLPGIHSAPLWEVLPPFVTKALQKAFPLFGQKIKGYYSNDAVIVATESRTSSPVRIPRDSNSLLHPQIKNLYPCGEGAGYAGGIVSAAMDGERVAAAVCAAFKG encoded by the coding sequence ATGCAACAAACCATCACCCTCCGCGTTCCACCGGAGGAGGCAGAGAACGCTTCTATTATCCATCAATACATTTCCAGCGCAATAAATATAGCATTGGGAGCAGTAAAGGGTTATACTGTGCTAAAGAGCTCTATTGATGCCAGGGGAAAGAAGCCGCTGATCCAATTATCATTACTGGCTTATATTAACGAACCACCTCAAAAAAGAGCGGTTCCTGAAATCATTTATAAGGATGTACACAGGGCTCCCCGAAGCGTAATCATTATTGGTGCAGGCCCTGCTGGGCTTTTTGCGGCCCTGCAATTATTGCAGCAGGGCATCAAACCCATCATTCTTGAACGGGGTAAAGCGGTCCGGGAACGCCGGCGCGACCTGGCGGCCATTAACAAGCTGGGCATTATGAACCCGGAAAGCAATTATTGCTTTGGTGAAGGCGGCGCGGGAACTTACAGCGATGGTAAGTTATATACGCGCAGTAATAAGCGGGGCAATGTTAACAGCATCCTCAATACTTTTGTGCGCTTTGGAGCTGATGAAAAGATTCTGTACCAGGCGCACCCGCATATTGGTACCAACAAATTGCCCCAGATCATTACCGCCATGCGAGAGCAGATTGTGGCAAGCGGTGGCGAAGTGCATTTTAATAAAAAGGTAACGGATCTTATTATTGAAAACGACCGCATCAAAGCAATAAAAACAGCGGATGGTGACGCATTCACGGCCGGAGCGGTCATTCTTGCTACCGGCCATTCGGCACGTGATATTTTTCATTTATTGCACCATAAAAAAATACGGATCGAGGCCAAGCCTTTTGCATTGGGAGTGCGGGCAGAACATCCGCAGGCGTTGATCGATCAATCGCAATACAAATGCCCCGCCCGCGGGCAATGGCTGCCCCCAGCTTCTTACAGCCTGGTGGAGCAGGTAAATACTCATGGTGTATTTTCCTTTTGCATGTGCCCCGGTGGCATTATTGCACCTGCCGCAACCGATGAAAATGAAATTGTGGTAAACGGATGGTCTCCCTCCAAACGCAATAACCCGCATGCCAATTCCGGCATCGTGGTGCAGGTAACCGAAAAAGATGTACGGGCAATACCGGCATTAAAAAAAGATTACGGCAGCAAAATGAACAGTCCGTTGTTCATGCTGCATTTTCAGCAATGGGTAGAGCAGGCAGCCTTTAAAGCCGGTGGCGGAAAACTGGTAGCCCCCGCACAGCGCATGGTTGATTTTTGTACCAGCAGGATCTCTGAAACCCTGCCGGGCTGTTCTTACCTGCCGGGCATCCATAGCGCTCCTTTATGGGAAGTGCTGCCCCCGTTTGTAACAAAAGCCCTGCAAAAAGCCTTCCCGCTTTTTGGACAAAAAATAAAAGGGTATTATTCCAACGATGCGGTAATTGTTGCAACGGAGTCCCGTACTTCATCGCCGGTGCGCATTCCCAGAGACAGCAACAGCCTGCTGCACCCCCAGATAAAAAATTTGTACCCCTGCGGGGAAGGCGCGGGCTATGCAGGCGGTATTGTAAGCGCTGCCATGGACGGGGAGCGGGTTGCTGCAGCGGTCTGTGCGGCGTTTAAGGGTTAA
- a CDS encoding zinc dependent phospholipase C family protein — translation MKKKNLLFIILGALLVGMSSWGFLIHRTVNQLAVYALPKKMQAFFYTNMDSLVYNAPRPDQRRNIDPTEGNKHFLDFEYYGNDAADSIPHQWEDAVTKYTADTLKKYGTLPFVVVETQKKLTDAMRRKDKDSIIFYATDLGHYIGDAHVPLHTSLNYDGQLTGQHGVHDLWETTVPEVALTDFSIKSRYKAKYLQSPREAIWSILKQTHALVPELFAMEKEVSKNFPDTAKKYRWEYRWGKNRRFYSKEFAVAYNKALKGSVNEQVIRSANDLADFWYTAWVDAGKPDLNSLLDAPYQRKDFRKEQKTYRKGKLIEKGLLISNNFRTRD, via the coding sequence ATGAAGAAAAAGAATTTATTGTTTATCATTTTAGGTGCGCTGCTGGTTGGAATGAGCAGCTGGGGGTTTTTAATTCACCGTACCGTAAACCAGCTTGCCGTTTATGCCCTGCCAAAGAAAATGCAGGCTTTTTTCTATACGAATATGGATAGCCTGGTATATAATGCTCCGCGGCCGGATCAGCGCCGCAATATTGACCCCACAGAAGGGAATAAGCATTTCCTGGATTTTGAATATTATGGCAATGATGCAGCAGACAGTATTCCTCATCAATGGGAGGATGCCGTGACAAAGTATACTGCGGATACATTAAAAAAATATGGTACGCTTCCTTTTGTGGTTGTGGAAACACAAAAAAAGCTAACGGATGCCATGCGCAGGAAAGACAAGGACAGTATTATTTTTTATGCAACAGACCTGGGTCATTATATTGGCGATGCGCATGTGCCGCTGCACACTTCGCTCAACTATGACGGACAGCTTACCGGGCAGCACGGTGTTCATGACCTTTGGGAAACAACCGTGCCGGAGGTGGCATTAACGGATTTTAGTATTAAAAGCCGCTATAAGGCGAAATACCTGCAATCACCCCGGGAAGCTATCTGGAGCATACTGAAACAAACGCACGCGTTAGTGCCAGAACTGTTTGCAATGGAAAAGGAAGTATCAAAAAATTTTCCGGATACCGCAAAGAAATACCGTTGGGAATACCGCTGGGGAAAGAACCGCCGGTTTTATTCAAAGGAGTTTGCAGTAGCTTATAATAAAGCGCTGAAAGGCTCTGTAAACGAGCAGGTGATCCGCTCTGCCAATGATCTTGCTGATTTCTGGTATACCGCCTGGGTAGATGCGGGCAAGCCAGACCTGAACAGTCTGTTGGATGCTCCATATCAGCGTAAGGATTTCAGGAAAGAACAAAAAACCTATCGGAAAGGAAAGCTGATTGAAAAAGGATTGCTGATCAGCAATAATTTCAGGACGAGGGATTAG
- a CDS encoding ABC transporter ATP-binding protein has protein sequence MDLLQVAHLKKYFATQKAVDDISLTIEQGQIFGLLGPNGAGKTTLIRMITGIFYPDSGTITLDGKAFDPVNDISKIGYMPEERGLYKKMKIGEQALYLARLKGLSKQEAIESLKTWFARFEMDSWWNKKVEDLSKGMQQKLQFVTTVLHRPRLIILDEPFSGLDPVNSNLIKDEIFNLAKNGATIIFSTHRMEQVEEICDHIVLVNKGQKILDGTVQGVKQEFKEHLYKITFAAPVAALEPNGLFSVKQASANTLIIQKNAEVSNNQILSFLLSNGLQIDSFNEILPTLNDIFIRKVEGTPLARRFQSIND, from the coding sequence ATGGATTTACTGCAGGTTGCACATCTTAAAAAATATTTTGCCACGCAGAAAGCGGTTGATGACATCAGCCTGACGATTGAGCAGGGCCAGATATTTGGGTTGCTGGGCCCAAACGGAGCCGGAAAAACCACCCTGATCCGTATGATTACCGGTATCTTTTACCCGGATTCCGGAACCATTACGCTGGACGGAAAAGCTTTTGATCCTGTAAATGACATCAGCAAGATCGGCTATATGCCTGAAGAGCGCGGGTTGTACAAAAAAATGAAAATAGGAGAACAGGCTTTATACCTTGCCCGTTTAAAAGGCTTAAGCAAACAGGAGGCCATTGAAAGCCTGAAAACCTGGTTTGCCAGATTTGAGATGGACTCCTGGTGGAATAAAAAGGTGGAGGACCTCTCAAAAGGAATGCAGCAGAAACTACAGTTTGTTACCACCGTTTTACACCGGCCCCGGCTGATTATACTGGATGAGCCTTTCAGCGGCCTGGACCCGGTAAACAGCAACCTGATCAAAGATGAGATCTTTAACCTTGCAAAAAACGGCGCTACCATTATTTTCAGCACACACCGAATGGAGCAGGTTGAAGAAATCTGCGATCATATTGTGCTGGTAAATAAGGGGCAGAAAATACTGGATGGAACCGTTCAGGGCGTAAAGCAGGAGTTTAAAGAGCACCTGTATAAAATTACGTTTGCAGCCCCGGTGGCAGCTCTTGAACCAAACGGGCTGTTTTCTGTAAAGCAGGCCAGCGCAAATACACTGATCATTCAGAAAAATGCGGAAGTAAGCAACAACCAGATATTGTCATTTCTTTTAAGCAACGGTTTGCAAATAGATTCTTTTAATGAAATACTGCCAACGCTGAATGATATTTTCATACGTAAAGTAGAAGGTACCCCGCTGGCACGCAGATTTCAATCCATTAATGACTAA